From the Priestia koreensis genome, one window contains:
- a CDS encoding YjzC family protein: MGQNRHFTPGQKAPNNGMYIEIGETGSNVNNPKKMKLKAGDRFPETSNDDRHWTYARKP; this comes from the coding sequence ATGGGACAAAATCGACATTTTACTCCAGGTCAAAAAGCGCCCAATAATGGGATGTATATTGAGATTGGAGAAACAGGCAGCAACGTCAATAACCCGAAAAAAATGAAGCTAAAAGCGGGAGATCGTTTTCCAGAGACATCAAATGATGACCGTCACTGGACATACGCGCGCAAACCATAA
- a CDS encoding SDR family oxidoreductase yields MKVLVVGANGTTGKQVVELLSKSNEHQPVAMLRDKKQAPDFERLGSHTVIADLEGDVSKAVEGVDAIIFAAGSGGNTGDDKTIAVDQNGAINVINEAQKQNVKRFVMLSSVGTDNPAAGPDGLQVYLQAKAVADQHLENSNLHYTIVRPGSLTNDAPSGKIELATTIADKEGRTIARADVAHVLVSALTIEDTIGKNFEILTGDTDIERALQFA; encoded by the coding sequence ATGAAAGTATTAGTTGTAGGAGCAAACGGAACAACAGGAAAGCAAGTAGTGGAACTTTTAAGTAAGTCAAACGAGCATCAGCCGGTGGCAATGCTTCGTGACAAAAAGCAGGCGCCTGATTTTGAACGTTTAGGATCTCACACTGTAATTGCCGATCTTGAAGGTGATGTATCGAAAGCCGTAGAAGGCGTGGATGCAATTATTTTTGCCGCAGGTTCAGGCGGAAATACAGGAGATGACAAAACCATCGCTGTTGACCAAAATGGTGCCATTAATGTTATTAACGAAGCACAAAAACAAAACGTTAAACGCTTTGTTATGCTAAGCTCAGTTGGGACAGATAACCCAGCAGCGGGTCCAGACGGTCTACAAGTGTACCTTCAGGCGAAAGCTGTAGCAGATCAACACCTAGAAAACTCGAATCTTCACTATACAATTGTTCGCCCAGGCTCGTTAACAAACGATGCTCCAAGTGGAAAGATCGAATTAGCGACAACGATTGCTGATAAAGAGGGAAGAACAATTGCGCGTGCAGACGTAGCACATGTTCTCGTAAGTGCCTTGACGATTGAAGATACGATCGGCAAAAACTTTGAAATTTTAACGGGTGATACGGATATCGAGCGTGCCCTGCAATTTGCTTGA
- the argF gene encoding ornithine carbamoyltransferase, with amino-acid sequence MNALSVASSTFNLKGKDFLTLLDFSSDEIFYLLNQAVKLKEAHLSGKNPKSLEGKTLGMIFEKSSTRTRVSFEAGMLQLGGHPLFLSSKDLQLGRGETIADTAKVLSQFIDCIMIRTFEHEKVEELAKYASIPVINGLTDDFHPCQALADLLTIYEHKQSFSNLKVAYIGDGNNVAHSLMIGCAKMGIDFTLACPDGYKPKAWIVEKAQEIAKAMKSSIVITDNPIQAAKDADALYGDVWTSMGQEEESKARLETFASYQINKELVSYAKDDYLFLHCLPAHRGEEVTAEIIDGPNSVVFQQAGNRMHVQKALLQAILG; translated from the coding sequence ATGAACGCATTATCAGTTGCTTCAAGTACGTTTAATCTAAAGGGAAAAGACTTTTTAACTCTTTTAGACTTTTCAAGTGATGAAATTTTCTATTTATTAAATCAAGCAGTGAAGTTAAAAGAAGCACATTTGAGTGGGAAAAATCCAAAAAGCCTTGAGGGTAAAACGTTAGGCATGATTTTTGAAAAGTCTTCGACACGTACCCGCGTCTCGTTTGAAGCTGGAATGCTTCAGCTTGGCGGTCATCCTCTGTTCTTAAGCAGCAAAGACTTGCAGCTTGGCCGCGGGGAAACAATTGCAGATACAGCAAAGGTATTATCTCAATTCATTGACTGCATCATGATCCGTACGTTTGAACATGAAAAAGTAGAAGAATTAGCAAAGTACGCCTCTATTCCCGTTATTAATGGGTTAACGGACGACTTCCATCCTTGCCAGGCGCTAGCAGATCTTCTCACCATTTATGAACATAAACAGAGCTTTTCAAATCTAAAGGTTGCCTACATTGGAGATGGAAATAATGTTGCTCATTCGTTAATGATCGGCTGTGCAAAAATGGGGATTGATTTTACGCTTGCCTGTCCAGATGGCTATAAGCCAAAAGCGTGGATTGTTGAAAAGGCACAAGAAATTGCTAAGGCAATGAAGTCCTCTATCGTCATTACGGATAACCCAATCCAAGCGGCTAAAGATGCAGATGCGCTGTATGGTGACGTGTGGACGAGTATGGGTCAAGAAGAAGAATCAAAAGCTCGATTAGAAACGTTTGCTTCTTATCAAATCAATAAAGAGCTCGTATCGTATGCGAAGGATGATTATCTTTTCTTGCACTGCTTACCGGCTCACCGCGGCGAGGAAGTAACAGCAGAAATCATTGATGGACCAAACTCTGTCGTATTTCAACAAGCCGGAAATCGCATGCACGTGCAAAAAGCTTTGCTACAGGCGATTCTTGGCTAA
- the clpB gene encoding ATP-dependent chaperone ClpB, with protein sequence MDVNKMTQNLQKAMMDAQSVATSHNHQEIDVIHLLLALLEQSEGLMPRVLQKLEISVDSFTKDLHNVLSKKPVVTGSGTEAGKIYVTNKLQKILVGAEQEAKDMKDEYVSVEHVLLAVVKAPSADLEAVFKKHHLTEATLKGVIQSIRGNQRITNQNPEGTYEALEKYGRDLVAEVRAGKLDPVIGRDGEIRRVIRILSRKTKNNPVLIGEPGVGKTAIVEGLAHRIVRKDVPEGLKDKTIFSLDMGSLVAGAKFRGEFEERLKAVLQEVKKNEGRILLFIDELHTIVGAGRTDGAMDAGNLLKPMLARGELHCIGATTLDEYRQYIEKDPALERRFQQVLVNEPTVEDTISILRGLKERFEIHHGVNIHDRALVAAATMSDRYISDRFLPDKAIDLIDEACATIRTEIDSMPSELDEVTRRMMQLQIEEAALDKETDAASKERLEAVRKEISNLQEDLDVMKLQWEQEKGAIQSLQEVRERLEKAKRELSEAEDRYDLNKAAELRHGTIPMLEKELTEFEQKMDQNQSESRLLREDVTEEEIADIVSRWTNIPLTKLVEGEREKLLKLESILQERVIGQPEAISLVTDAVLRARAGIKDPNRPIGSFIFLGPTGVGKTELAKTLAHSLFDSEEQMIRIDMSEYMEKHAVSRLIGAPPGYVGYEEGGQLTEAVRRKPYSVILLDEIEKAHPEVFNVLLQVLDDGRVTDSKGKLVDFKNTVIIMTSNIGSQYLLGGVDDQGEIKEEAKDQVLSQLRQHFRPEFLNRVDDVILFKPLSLKEMTGIIDKLLVSLEKRLSDRHITLTLTDEAKAFIAKSGFDPVYGARPLKRFMQKYLETKIARALIAGEVLEHDHVTFEVENDELVLKK encoded by the coding sequence ATGGATGTTAATAAAATGACGCAAAATCTACAAAAGGCAATGATGGATGCTCAATCAGTTGCAACTAGCCATAATCACCAGGAAATTGATGTTATTCATTTGCTATTAGCACTACTAGAACAAAGTGAAGGGCTTATGCCTCGGGTTCTTCAAAAGCTAGAGATTTCCGTTGACTCGTTTACAAAAGACTTACATAATGTGCTCTCTAAAAAACCTGTTGTCACAGGTTCAGGTACAGAGGCAGGGAAGATTTACGTCACGAACAAGCTACAAAAGATATTAGTTGGAGCGGAACAAGAAGCAAAAGATATGAAGGATGAATATGTTTCCGTTGAACATGTGTTACTTGCTGTAGTTAAAGCTCCTTCTGCTGATTTAGAAGCGGTGTTTAAAAAGCATCACCTTACAGAAGCTACTTTGAAAGGAGTGATTCAGTCTATACGTGGAAATCAGCGTATTACTAATCAAAATCCAGAAGGTACGTATGAGGCGTTAGAGAAGTATGGACGCGACCTTGTAGCAGAAGTAAGAGCAGGAAAACTAGATCCTGTGATTGGACGAGATGGTGAAATTCGCCGTGTAATTCGTATTTTATCTCGTAAAACGAAAAACAATCCTGTCCTGATTGGGGAGCCAGGTGTTGGAAAAACGGCCATCGTTGAGGGGCTAGCACATCGTATTGTGCGTAAAGACGTACCGGAGGGATTGAAGGATAAAACGATCTTTTCACTCGATATGGGATCACTAGTAGCCGGTGCTAAATTTCGTGGTGAATTTGAAGAGCGTCTAAAAGCTGTTTTGCAAGAGGTCAAAAAAAACGAAGGGCGTATTCTGCTTTTTATTGATGAACTACACACCATTGTAGGTGCAGGACGAACAGACGGAGCAATGGACGCAGGAAACTTGCTGAAACCAATGCTTGCAAGAGGGGAGCTACATTGTATAGGAGCTACAACTCTTGATGAGTACCGTCAGTATATTGAAAAAGACCCAGCGCTTGAACGTCGTTTTCAGCAGGTACTCGTGAATGAACCAACAGTCGAAGATACCATTTCCATTCTGCGCGGACTAAAAGAGCGTTTTGAAATTCATCATGGGGTGAATATTCATGACCGAGCATTAGTCGCTGCTGCTACGATGTCTGATCGCTATATTTCGGATCGATTTTTACCAGACAAAGCCATTGATTTAATTGATGAAGCTTGTGCGACCATTCGAACAGAGATTGATTCCATGCCGTCTGAGCTTGATGAGGTAACGCGCCGAATGATGCAGCTTCAAATCGAAGAGGCGGCTCTTGACAAAGAAACAGATGCTGCGAGTAAGGAACGCTTAGAGGCGGTTAGGAAAGAAATTTCTAATTTACAAGAAGATCTAGACGTAATGAAGCTTCAGTGGGAACAAGAGAAAGGCGCGATTCAATCCCTTCAAGAAGTGCGAGAGCGTTTAGAAAAGGCCAAGAGAGAATTATCGGAGGCAGAGGACCGCTATGATCTCAATAAAGCAGCCGAGTTGCGTCATGGTACGATTCCGATGCTTGAGAAAGAACTAACAGAGTTTGAACAAAAGATGGATCAAAATCAATCAGAAAGTCGACTCCTTCGTGAAGATGTAACAGAGGAGGAGATTGCTGATATCGTTTCACGATGGACGAATATCCCTCTCACAAAACTCGTTGAAGGTGAGCGTGAAAAGCTGTTAAAGCTAGAATCTATTTTACAAGAGAGAGTAATTGGACAGCCAGAAGCTATTTCATTGGTTACAGATGCCGTTCTTCGTGCTCGTGCGGGGATTAAAGATCCTAATCGACCAATCGGCTCGTTTATCTTCCTTGGACCTACAGGGGTCGGGAAAACCGAGCTTGCCAAAACGCTCGCACATTCGTTATTTGATAGTGAAGAACAAATGATTCGAATCGATATGTCTGAGTATATGGAGAAGCATGCTGTTTCTAGGCTCATTGGTGCTCCTCCTGGATATGTCGGATATGAAGAAGGTGGACAGTTAACAGAGGCAGTGCGGAGAAAACCATACTCCGTTATCTTGCTGGATGAAATTGAGAAAGCTCATCCGGAAGTATTTAACGTACTGCTTCAAGTGTTAGATGACGGGCGCGTCACTGATTCAAAAGGAAAGCTCGTTGATTTTAAAAATACGGTAATTATTATGACGTCAAATATTGGGTCTCAATATTTACTAGGGGGCGTAGATGATCAAGGGGAAATTAAAGAGGAAGCGAAGGATCAAGTACTTTCCCAGCTTCGCCAGCATTTTCGCCCTGAGTTTTTAAATCGTGTGGATGATGTCATTTTATTTAAGCCTTTGAGTCTAAAGGAAATGACAGGAATTATTGATAAGCTTCTTGTTTCCTTAGAGAAACGCTTATCAGATCGTCATATTACGCTTACGTTAACGGACGAAGCGAAAGCGTTTATCGCAAAGTCAGGATTTGATCCTGTGTACGGTGCACGACCACTGAAACGATTTATGCAAAAGTACCTTGAAACGAAAATTGCCCGCGCGTTAATTGCAGGAGAAGTGCTTGAACACGATCACGTTACGTTTGAGGTCGAAAACGACGAGCTAGTGCTTAAAAAATAA
- a CDS encoding YjzD family protein — protein MRIIWTLVWSFLLTHMAAYVIGAMSGASYTSETFTTASIFAVVFTVFIVILGEAGIPNEPAEKH, from the coding sequence GTGCGTATCATTTGGACGTTAGTTTGGTCGTTTCTACTAACACATATGGCTGCTTACGTAATCGGAGCAATGTCTGGTGCAAGTTATACTTCGGAAACTTTTACAACCGCTTCCATTTTTGCGGTAGTGTTCACTGTGTTTATTGTTATCCTAGGAGAAGCTGGGATTCCAAACGAACCTGCTGAAAAGCATTAA
- a CDS encoding alpha/beta hydrolase gives MITQRFFNLDNQWCVVHIPNKPNGFGVLVLGDRDHFVEGSTSLWIQHRGRWNLLQLLLDHGYTIFYAHLYGRNWGSSKAYRLAKQLYHLVMKQETLNKRVHILAEGMGALLALQLMEREPHLFRSTAFLNPCIDFQAHIEHEKNYKFFYKQLMKEIRSAYEINEKQVDQVIASSLKVQDLTATVPASIWATTNDAHHFPLFHSKLYEEQRKKIDSPIRLSLHIAEKKYLFHHSLLQFYRKNELVL, from the coding sequence ATGATTACTCAACGTTTCTTTAATCTCGATAATCAATGGTGTGTTGTTCATATCCCTAACAAGCCAAATGGTTTTGGGGTATTAGTGTTAGGGGATCGCGATCATTTTGTTGAAGGATCTACTAGCCTATGGATTCAGCACAGAGGCAGGTGGAACTTACTTCAACTACTTTTAGATCACGGCTATACTATCTTTTACGCTCATTTATATGGGAGAAATTGGGGTAGTTCGAAAGCTTATCGATTGGCGAAGCAGCTTTATCATCTAGTCATGAAGCAAGAAACGTTAAATAAACGTGTGCATATTTTAGCGGAAGGAATGGGAGCGCTGTTAGCCCTTCAGCTCATGGAAAGAGAGCCTCACCTATTTCGATCAACTGCCTTTTTAAATCCATGCATTGACTTTCAAGCGCATATCGAACATGAAAAGAACTATAAATTTTTCTACAAACAGCTCATGAAAGAAATTAGAAGTGCTTATGAAATAAATGAAAAACAAGTTGATCAGGTCATTGCCAGCTCGTTGAAAGTTCAAGATCTTACAGCGACCGTTCCTGCTAGTATCTGGGCTACAACTAACGATGCTCATCATTTTCCTCTATTTCATAGTAAGCTCTACGAGGAACAGCGAAAAAAAATTGACTCGCCAATACGACTATCCCTTCATATTGCCGAAAAGAAGTACCTGTTTCATCACTCCTTGCTCCAATTTTACCGAAAAAATGAATTAGTGCTATAA
- a CDS encoding carbamoyl phosphate synthase large subunit — protein sequence MPKDTSIQKILVVGSGPIIIGQAAEFDYSGTQACLSLKEEGYEVVLVNNNPATIMTDDHIADEIYFEPLTVDSLEKIMIKEKPDGMLATLGGQTGLNLALDLHEQGILKKHGVRLLGTPIESIKKGESRNEFRSLMKELNEPVPESEVVTQINEALAFAEQVGFPVIVRPAYTLGGTGGGIASNVEELQTLAASGLRESAIHECLIEKSIAGFKEVEYEVMRDQNDTCITICNMENIDPVGIHTGDSIVVAPSQTLTDVEYQMLRSASIKIISELGIIGGCNIQFALDPASKQYYLIEVNPRVSRSSALASKATGYPIAKIAAKLSVGYTLDELLNPVTGDTYASFEPSLDYVVVKIPKWPFDKFASANRTLGTQMKATGEVMAIDRTFERSLQKAVSSLEVDTQGLELASLKSFSNEALMEKMLKQDDERLFVVLELIRRGYTTSFIHEQTKIDLFYLTYFEKLVALESELKASSLQEMEHAKLQLIKEKGFTDSYLASIWDVNELDVRAKRKEMGVVPSYKMVDTCAAEFASSTAYFYSSYFGESELISSSKKKIAVIGSGPIRIGQGVEFDYSSVHGVLELQKQGYETILINNNPETVSTDFEIADRLYFEPLTLEDVLNVLEAESVTDVIVQYGGQTAISLVDGLTEAGIHILGVSKEMIDALEDRDLFYQLLDELHVPHIPGEMALSEADLLQKAKKIGYPLLIRPSYVIGGRGMVTLHDEEELLSHVKQIQAKHYPILIDAYLPVKEVEIDLVADGHNVLIPTIVEHVEKAGVHSGDSYAYLPAHSLSENVKETICEYAQKMVKKLAYKGVMNIQYVVDGEQVYVLEVNPRASRTVPVVSKVTGIPLVSFATQLLLGKLLPDLHEKTGLLSEIPYQVVKFPVFSTLKLAGVDPVVGPEMKSTGEAIAIASTIEEAAKKAFHAYVSKNAGANEVFIDGAKDEGWESFLSEHGLKVIRDEEVEEWAKKKESLLFVSLAQGEQAKGNRFAALKHGVLVMTEKETVELFAKGKKQDAYDVQSLQQWMKVNSKEKEVQPS from the coding sequence ATGCCTAAAGATACATCCATTCAAAAAATATTAGTCGTAGGATCTGGCCCCATTATTATTGGTCAGGCAGCAGAGTTTGATTATTCAGGAACACAAGCTTGTTTGTCATTAAAGGAAGAGGGTTATGAGGTCGTTTTAGTGAACAACAACCCAGCGACGATTATGACAGATGATCATATTGCGGATGAAATTTACTTCGAGCCGTTAACCGTTGATAGCTTAGAAAAAATTATGATAAAAGAAAAACCAGACGGAATGCTTGCAACGCTTGGAGGGCAAACGGGTCTAAATTTAGCATTGGATCTGCATGAGCAAGGGATTTTAAAGAAGCACGGCGTGAGACTTCTCGGTACACCCATTGAATCCATTAAAAAAGGAGAAAGTAGAAACGAGTTTCGTTCACTAATGAAGGAACTGAATGAACCTGTACCTGAGAGTGAAGTTGTGACACAAATTAACGAAGCGCTTGCTTTTGCAGAGCAAGTTGGTTTCCCTGTTATTGTTCGTCCAGCCTATACGCTTGGAGGAACAGGCGGTGGGATTGCTTCAAACGTAGAAGAGCTTCAAACGCTTGCAGCATCAGGTCTAAGAGAAAGTGCTATTCATGAATGTTTAATTGAAAAAAGCATTGCGGGTTTTAAAGAGGTTGAATATGAGGTGATGCGCGATCAAAATGACACGTGCATTACGATTTGTAACATGGAAAACATCGATCCTGTTGGTATTCATACAGGAGATTCAATCGTCGTAGCGCCGTCTCAAACGCTAACAGACGTCGAGTACCAGATGCTCCGCTCCGCTTCCATTAAAATTATTTCTGAATTAGGAATCATCGGTGGTTGCAATATTCAATTTGCATTAGATCCCGCAAGTAAACAGTATTATCTCATTGAGGTGAACCCACGTGTCAGTCGTTCGTCTGCTCTTGCATCAAAAGCAACCGGTTATCCAATTGCTAAAATCGCTGCAAAGCTTTCAGTAGGCTATACGCTAGATGAGCTGCTGAATCCAGTAACGGGTGATACATATGCAAGCTTTGAGCCGTCACTCGATTATGTAGTCGTTAAAATTCCAAAATGGCCGTTTGATAAATTTGCATCTGCTAATCGTACGCTCGGTACACAAATGAAGGCAACAGGAGAAGTTATGGCGATTGATCGTACGTTTGAACGCAGTCTGCAAAAAGCGGTCTCTTCACTAGAAGTGGATACGCAAGGGTTAGAGCTAGCGTCGTTAAAATCGTTTTCGAATGAAGCGCTAATGGAAAAAATGCTGAAGCAGGATGATGAACGATTATTTGTCGTACTAGAGCTCATTCGCCGTGGTTACACGACTTCGTTTATTCATGAACAAACGAAGATCGATTTATTTTACTTAACGTATTTTGAAAAGCTTGTTGCACTTGAAAGTGAATTAAAAGCTTCTTCTCTACAAGAGATGGAGCATGCCAAGCTTCAGCTCATAAAAGAAAAAGGCTTTACCGATTCGTATTTAGCCTCCATTTGGGATGTGAATGAGTTAGACGTACGTGCAAAGCGAAAGGAAATGGGCGTTGTACCTAGCTATAAGATGGTGGACACGTGTGCAGCAGAATTTGCTTCATCTACAGCTTATTTTTACTCTAGCTATTTTGGTGAGAGCGAGCTGATCTCGTCGTCGAAAAAGAAAATTGCGGTTATTGGTTCTGGCCCGATTCGTATTGGTCAAGGAGTCGAATTTGATTATAGCTCCGTACACGGTGTGTTAGAGCTTCAAAAGCAGGGGTACGAAACCATTTTAATTAACAATAATCCTGAAACGGTAAGTACCGATTTCGAGATCGCGGATCGTCTATATTTCGAGCCCCTAACGCTTGAAGATGTATTAAACGTATTAGAAGCAGAGTCTGTAACGGACGTTATTGTTCAATACGGTGGTCAGACGGCAATTTCACTTGTCGACGGGTTAACAGAGGCTGGTATTCACATTTTAGGGGTTTCAAAAGAGATGATTGATGCACTTGAAGATCGCGATCTTTTTTATCAGCTATTAGATGAACTACATGTTCCACATATTCCAGGAGAAATGGCTCTAAGTGAAGCGGATCTGCTACAGAAAGCAAAAAAGATTGGCTATCCATTGTTAATTCGTCCGTCTTACGTAATCGGAGGCAGAGGAATGGTGACACTTCACGATGAGGAGGAGCTGCTTTCACACGTCAAGCAAATTCAGGCCAAGCACTATCCCATTTTAATTGATGCGTATCTTCCTGTGAAAGAAGTGGAGATTGACCTTGTAGCAGACGGACATAATGTTCTCATTCCAACGATTGTCGAGCATGTCGAAAAAGCGGGTGTTCACTCTGGTGATAGCTATGCCTACTTACCGGCGCATTCGCTTTCAGAAAATGTGAAAGAAACGATTTGTGAATATGCACAAAAAATGGTGAAAAAGCTTGCCTATAAAGGAGTTATGAACATTCAGTACGTAGTAGACGGTGAACAAGTGTATGTGCTTGAAGTAAATCCACGTGCTAGTCGTACAGTTCCAGTAGTGAGCAAAGTAACAGGAATCCCACTTGTCTCCTTTGCAACGCAATTATTACTCGGGAAATTATTGCCGGATTTGCATGAAAAAACAGGCTTACTGTCGGAAATTCCTTATCAAGTCGTGAAATTTCCTGTATTCTCGACTTTAAAGTTAGCTGGAGTAGATCCAGTTGTAGGACCAGAAATGAAATCAACTGGTGAAGCAATTGCGATTGCTTCTACGATCGAAGAAGCCGCGAAAAAAGCGTTTCATGCTTATGTGAGTAAGAATGCTGGGGCAAACGAAGTGTTTATTGATGGTGCCAAAGATGAAGGTTGGGAGAGCTTTTTATCCGAACATGGGTTAAAAGTGATAAGAGATGAAGAGGTAGAAGAATGGGCGAAGAAGAAAGAATCCTTGCTGTTTGTAAGCTTGGCGCAAGGTGAACAAGCGAAGGGAAATCGATTCGCAGCGTTAAAACACGGTGTGCTAGTGATGACAGAAAAAGAAACGGTCGAGCTTTTTGCGAAAGGTAAAAAGCAGGATGCATATGATGTTCAATCGCTACAGCAATGGATGAAAGTAAATTCAAAGGAAAAGGAAGTGCAGCCTTCATGA